A window from Thermincola ferriacetica encodes these proteins:
- a CDS encoding small, acid-soluble spore protein, alpha/beta type, translating into MKKKQSKSRVRVLKKKSPLTPQEKLKYEVAKELGLWDRIKEVGWAGLTAAETGKIGGYMTKISLTGKKEVSHK; encoded by the coding sequence ATGAAAAAGAAACAAAGCAAGAGTCGGGTAAGAGTCTTGAAAAAAAAGAGCCCCCTTACCCCTCAAGAAAAATTGAAGTATGAGGTGGCCAAAGAACTCGGTCTCTGGGACAGAATAAAAGAAGTTGGATGGGCCGGGCTTACCGCCGCTGAGACCGGCAAGATCGGCGGTTACATGACCAAAATCAGCCTGACCGGCAAAAAGGAAGTGTCCCATAAGTAA